The genomic segment GTCAGCGTGTGGACCGGCGATCATATGGCTCCCGTGATGACAAAGCTGCCATGTATCGGAAACATCAGACGTCATCCAACGGTACGCAATGGAGTCGTTAAAGATTTGTAGTATATAGCGGGAACAACCTACGGGATACCATGTGCCTGCCGAGATTGATGCGAAAAGCTGTTCCAAATGTACAGAATCGAAGCCGTGTTTGTATCGGTGGTGCTCTTGACATTGGAACGAAGTTCATTAAGCGCCATCTGAACAGCACGCAGCACCGGAGCAAGAGTGGTAGTACTGTTGGCCCGAATTTCCTCGCCATGAGAACGGAACAATGCTGTGAGCCACTTGAGATGGAATTCCACATGTGGACTCTGACACGAGGGATTCATTCGTGCGGCCACCAGACCCAGCACTCGGTCAAGGTATATAGTTGGCAACTGCCTGGCAACCAGCAAAATTTCTTGAGGCTTAATTCGTTCGTACACTTCGGCTTCTAGCATGGGATCATTCAAACGAAGAGCGCCTAGCAGTGCAACAAGCGCATGACCCTGGTGCGAAGCGGCACGAACAGCCTGTGGCGTAAGATCCATATCAAGATCCGTAGGATCGAAAGTCGCCTGCTCATCAAGACTGTACACAAGCAAACCACTTGTCGATGCAGCAGCCCAGCTTCGACCAGTGGGAGAAAATCGCACGCACTTTGCACGCGCCTGCAAGCGCGTAGAACGACGGCTCAGATCTCCACGCTGAACACCAGGCAGGCTTTGATCTGCACGTTCAGCAAGCGTGAGCTCATCTTCGTCTGAAAGATCATGAATCAAAGCCACATTTCCCGCCTCAGTGACCTGACGAGAATCAAGGCGGTCTTGCGTGCCGTCCAAAGCTAGGTTCATACTTAATGTCCAACGCTTCAGCAATACGCGTTCACGGACGTCATAAAGACAAACATAGTTCGCGTTTCCGCCAGCTAAGACGCACGAGCCATCAGCACTGTAGCAAACACTAGTAAATGCAGACCCCGCTGCATTATTCCGCTGCTGAACCTTGTCATCTAGTCGACGCCCACTAGCAATATCGCGGCGGCCATCGATAACACCTGTATGTGTGCCTGTCTTGGTATCAAAAAAGTTAAGTTGGCCATTCAGAGACGCCACACAAACCTGTTGGCCATCGGGACGAAAGGCAAGAGCCAGGCCTTCTGACGATATGGGCATCGTCTCTGTACTTTGTGAACGCTGGAACACTTCCCACAGACGTACAGACCTGTCCCAGCTCGTACTAGCCAACAAGCCACTACCACTGGGATCAAAAGCCAAGCCAGTCACGGGCGCTTCGTGACCTGACAGTATTTCAAGTAGCTTGCCGGTCTGAACACTCCACATGTACGTGTCAAATGCATCCGAGCTTCCGGCGCACACAATTTCGCCGCTAGGTTCCACAGCCAAACTCACGAACTGCACCGGCGTGGGGCTGGCAAACGTGCGGAAATTGCGGTAGCGAACTAGGTCATATGCACGCACAGTGCCATCTAGGCTAGCGCTAAACAATACTTGTCCTTGTTTGGCAAATTCAACGCATGATACTGGCGCAGAGTGGTCGGAAAAAGTCACGGTACAGAAACCTGATACCGTATTCCACACCTTTACTTTGCCATCATCGCCACCTGTGACAGCCATTTGGCCGTCCTGGGCATAAGCCACAGTGTTCATATCAAAAAAGTGACCCTGTTGCTTGAGAATATACGACTCACTGGCCCACTCCCACACAAGCAATTGGCCCAGGCGTTGCGCACCGAATGCGAGCCATTCTCCCGTCTTGTTGATAGCAACACTGGTGATCTTTTCTTGACTAATACTTAAAGCATGGACCTCGGTGAAGTCAGGCATGTCTCGCAGCGTGAATAAACCAGAAGAGAATCCAACCACAAGGCGCGACGTGCCCGGATGAAATTCAGCGCACGTAATATGAGTTTGTGTCTGATAAAAGTAATGCcgcgcagcgacgcccCATCGTGTCAAGCCCACCGCATTTTCGGGATCAGTGAAGGCCTCTTCTGATGGCGGCAAAGCGTCCTCTTCCATGTCCTGGATATCATCATCTTTCCCTTGCCATACAAGGCAGGCTCCATCGCGCGACACGGTATAAATAGTTTTCTCATCCAGGGAAAAAAAGGCACGAACGACACTATCGCGGTGGCCTGAGAATGTCTTGGGTCGAAAACCTGGCACAGGGTCCAAACTAAACAGTCTTCCACTCATGTCCTTCGACGTAGTAAGGAAAAAGCGGCCTGTTCGGGACCAAGTGATGCTCAAGACATCATCAAAGTGTCCCACATAAGTGCGATGCAAAACAAAAGGCGCAAATTCACGCACAAGCACACTGGGCGTGCGCCATACCTGAACCTGAGCACCGTGTGTCACGGCCAAATATTGTCCATTTGGTGAAAATTGGGCGTCTCGTACAGGGAGCTTAAAGTTCATGTGCGCAAGCAAAGCACGACGCGATACATTTATTAAAATGGCATGTCCGTCCTCATCAGCTACAAGCACTAGGCTTGTATTAGCGGGTGAAACAGCCACTCGTGCGATAGGCTTGCGAGTCTCAAAAGGAAGAGTAAACGACATGTTTCGCACAAGGTCGAATACCGACAAACGATTTCCAACGGGAGAATAGAGCATATCTCCATCACCTGCAAACTGTATGTTACCTTGTTGGTACACCGTGCCGCACACATTCGCAAAGCGAAATGACGACTtcatggcgctggcggctCGAAACGTATACGTCGGCGCGCACCCTGAGAAAAATGTCATGTCGACTTTTTGGTGATGAGTCATCATTACACTTGCAACGCGAACACGCCGAGGAGCCTATGACACATCCAACACTTTATGAGCTTAGAGCGGCGTTCAATTGATGAAAATATACCATTGCTTCTAAAAGGTGCGCTGGAAAGACCAAGATTGAATGGAAAAAGAGAAATATTCGTCATTTGAATGTGCTCTCGCTAAGAACGGGACTCATCGCATTTCGCTAACGCCTGTACCGATGACGAT from the Malassezia restricta chromosome II, complete sequence genome contains:
- a CDS encoding periodic tryptophan protein 2, which translates into the protein MKSSFRFANVCGTVYQQGNIQFAGDGDMLYSPVGNRLSVFDLVRNMSFTLPFETRKPIARVAVSPANTSLVLVADEDGHAILINVSRRALLAHMNFKLPVRDAQFSPNGQYLAVTHGAQVQVWRTPSVLVREFAPFVLHRTYVGHFDDVLSITWSRTGRFFLTTSKDMSGRLFSLDPVPGFRPKTFSGHRDSVVRAFFSLDEKTIYTVSRDGACLVWQGKDDDIQDMEEDALPPSEEAFTDPENAVGLTRWGVAARHYFYQTQTHITCAEFHPGTSRLVVGFSSGLFTLRDMPDFTEVHALSISQEKITSVAINKTGEWLAFGAQRLGQLLVWEWASESYILKQQGHFFDMNTVAYAQDGQMAVTGGDDGKVKVWNTVSGFCTVTFSDHSAPVSCVEFAKQGQVLFSASLDGTVRAYDLVRYRNFRTFASPTPVQFVSLAVEPSGEIVCAGSSDAFDTYMWSVQTGKLLEILSGHEAPVTGLAFDPSGSGLLASTSWDRSVRLWEVFQRSQSTETMPISSEGLALAFRPDGQQVCVASLNGQLNFFDTKTGTHTGVIDGRRDIASGRRLDDKVQQRNNAAGSAFTSVCYSADGSCVLAGGNANYVCLYDVRERVLLKRWTLSMNLALDGTQDRLDSRQVTEAGNVALIHDLSDEDELTLAERADQSLPGVQRGDLSRRSTRLQARAKCVRFSPTGRSWAAASTSGLLVYSLDEQATFDPTDLDMDLTPQAVRAASHQGHALVALLGALRLNDPMLEAEVYERIKPQEILLVARQLPTIYLDRVLGLVAARMNPSCQSPHVEFHLKWLTALFRSHGEEIRANSTTTLAPVLRAVQMALNELRSNVKSTTDTNTASILYIWNSFSHQSRQAHGIP